GTCATCCACAGGTTCCACCAGCTACCTGAATTCGATCAAGGAAAACGCAGTTGCCGTAGGCGTCTTGCTGGGCACAATGAACGCCGGAGGAAGCCTCCACCGGTGCCTCTGTCTTCTCGCTACGGGCGATTGCCATCATTGCAAGGTTAGAATCACAAAATTAACTACTTGGATCATGTGTGTAATTAAAAAACAGGAAAAAGACCTCACTCTTTTTCGTTCTGTGTTTGTCAACAGAAGAAAGCACCAGGTACCGAAGCTTTCTTATGAACTTCAGTTATCCAAGGCCTCCGATACGTGAAGTGTGGCCAACCATCAGGGCCGGAGATCGAATTGCTAGTAGCCACTGTCAAGGAGGCTTTGGTCCTCCGACATCCAGGTCCCAAGAGCATGGGGGCCCAACAGTGCGTGCAAGGCTCGATAGGCGGGACACTCTTCTCTAACCCAGAAACTCATCAACCCGTCGAATGCCTTGCTGGAGTCTCTGACTCCAGCTGTGCTCTCTCTTCTGTCAACTCAGCCATGGTGCACTTCAACCAGAAGCCAAACTCCAACAATGCCAACCAGCATCAGCTTCGAAGGAGCACTGATGGCTCACCCAGTCTCCGGCGTCAACAACTACCAAGCAGTCCACTGTTATGATTTCCAAGGCCATGAAGTCCATCATGAGATGGGAACAATGCAAGTCTCACAGAACGGCAATGCTCATTTCTCCGGTGAGCTTGAGCTAGCTCTTCAAGCTCCATCCGGTCGAAACTACGATCAATCCACCCACTGTCACTGCCATGGCATGCATTGGTCTCTTTGAAAGCCTTTTGACTGTCATTGCTGCACCATATGTCATGGATCTAAAACCTATTTAAATGCTTGTTGCATTCTCTGTCCTGCTGACAAGGCatattatgtttgtgttttgctGTTTGTTGTATGAGATCTTAATGATCTAAAACTCAAAACTATGTGTGCTCTTATTTTGTGTCTAGATTTCAGGGAAATCTGAAACTCTTAACTGTTGTGTGCAGGAACAAGCAACTGTTGTATTTCTGATTGAATTACTGTCTCTCACTTATTCTAAATGTAATTGATCAGAA
This portion of the Dioscorea cayenensis subsp. rotundata cultivar TDr96_F1 chromosome 3, TDr96_F1_v2_PseudoChromosome.rev07_lg8_w22 25.fasta, whole genome shotgun sequence genome encodes:
- the LOC120257664 gene encoding LOW QUALITY PROTEIN: squamosa promoter-binding-like protein 14 (The sequence of the model RefSeq protein was modified relative to this genomic sequence to represent the inferred CDS: inserted 2 bases in 1 codon; deleted 1 base in 1 codon), which codes for MGRSSREGGGGGGGGGMEMGSGSKEVSGATVSSDNLSGLSIGRKIYFEDGGGGGGGSSSESLATALEKPPAPKKGKGVVQGVPQPPRCQVEGCKVDLSGAKAYYSRHKVCGMHSKSPKVIVNGLEQRFCQQCSRFHQLPEFDQGKRSCRRRLAGHNERRRKPPPVPLSSRYGRLPSLQEESTRYRSFLMNFSYPRPPIREVWPTIRAGDRIASSHCQGGLVLRHPGPKSMGAQQCVQGSIGGTLFSNPETHQPVECLAGVSDSSCXLSLLSTQPWCTSTRSQTPTMPTSISFEGALMAHPVSGVNNYQAVHCYDFQGHEVHHEMGTMQVSQNGNAHFSGELELALQAPSGRNYDQSTHCHCHGMHWSL